The Triticum aestivum cultivar Chinese Spring chromosome 4B, IWGSC CS RefSeq v2.1, whole genome shotgun sequence sequence TACAGTGAACAGcggcgcggggacatctactgcggggagctctgagcgcatggaagacgcgttccaccagccaTCCGATAATCATGCCGCGATCAATGCCGAGTCAGAGTCggaaatggcaatcattccagcaattCCGACAGGCACCCCTTTGAACCCAAGCACTGGCAACACTCAAGTAGATGAAactgccgccgatactgaagtgaatgatgaaactgacgacgaggcacaaggggatgaagatggtgggcaatcagagatcgtggtacctcagccaccgtacaTTGGACAAAGATTTGAATCGTTTACAGaagcaaaggaattctaccagacatatgcaaagttccatgggtttgcCTTCAACACCaaataccataggaaaattaagaaaactaacgagtacaacagaggtgagatgaggtgccacaaggcacgaaggaacaagaaggggaaaggtgttgtGCCTGTCGTTCCagaacgaaagagaggtatcattctcaagacggggtgccctgtccggtgtaagctaaacgtagatggaaCATAGTATGTGGTCAgtgaatattttgacgagcacaaccacaaactcataaagaagtttgacctggtaaaatttctgaccgcccacagaggattcaccccTGTCGAAAGGTAAttcgtaaagctgctacatgattgtaatgtcggtccatcaagaatggtccagatactatcaCTCATCCATAGCAAAAAGGGGACTCTaagtagcatgccctacataccagctgacgtcacaaacctacaggcaaagtaccgtagagagagtaagttggctgacatagaggccacaatggcctacttcgatgagaaagcgaaggaagatccagatttcttctacaggataaggttggacgatgaggaccgtgtcaggaacatgtattgggtggatggtgctgcaaggagagcctacaaatatttccgagattgcatttcattcgacgcgacgtatctcactaatatgtacaagatgccatgcgctccgttcataggaataaataaccacaatcagtcgttgcagttcggCTGCGGGCTCGTTCGGAACAAAGACACAGATGCgtacgtttggctgttcaagaccttcttggagtgcatggatggacttgctccgatgaacataataatagaccaggatttcagcatgcgtgcaggaatagaggaggtctttccgttggtagtgcacaggcactgcaggtggcacattataaagaaggccgaggagacgctaggaccgttctttgctgaccaTCCAGAGttgcacaaggcattcgagctgtgcgtggaccacaacttgatggtggaggagtttgaaaggagatggatggccatgattgaaacatatcaagtccaagacaatGAGACTCTTgctagcctgtgggagaagcgaatgtactgggtgccggcctacttcatgcagtgcttcttcccctttctgcagactacgcagcacagcgaggggttcaatgctgttttgaagtggtacgtgagccctggcaactcattgctacaatttgccaagcagtacacagctttgcaacaaaaaattctgggatctgagctacagcaagaagcgacCACCGCCctaaagcagccaaaattgctaacgtatttaccaatggagaggcaaatgagcaagatatacaccaacaagatctttaacaagtaagtcagttgcgtCACAGTCTTATTTGCGCAAAAGCACTAAGGAAgttgataagcacatttcatatatataattttggcacaCAAACACACCATTTATTGTGATCCGACGATCCATTCTTGTTGTGAACTATGATATATTtgaatgaaaatcatataaaagatcatttactcgtcatttgattattttgcagaaaagtgcgcaaaggcactataatcTTCAAGATTTAGACGAATTGGCCATTGAGAAGAGAGAAGGGCAGGAAAGAGGTGAAGAAAGGGACCTGAGCATGAAGGAAAGAAGAAACCGGGGGGCCAAAACTAAAGATGGAGGGGATCGACTTGGgaagaaagaaggaaaggaggaggGCCAAATTGCAATATGGGCTGATCAACCGTGGGGTCAAAATCCCTAGATGCCTTCATCCCCAAATCGGGCCTGGcacatctctctctccctcacccttccttctccaactccggccgccgccacggccaggccggcgtggtggtgcgCCAGCAGCCTCCATCCACTACACCAACAGCACCCAGTACCACCATCACCTCCATCCACCAGCGCCACACCACCCATCCACCTCTCCCTGCTGCTTCCCCTTGCTACTCACACCCTGGACCAGCCATTGGGGTCGCCGGCGTCTGATCCCCCGCGCGCCATCAACTCCTCCCCACACCTCCACTAGCTCCACCACGCCATCTCCACCACCCACCACACGCCACCAAATCCATCCACCATCGGCACCATCTGCAGCCACTGCTGCACCTCGTGCGCCCGACTAGACAAGAGGGTCACGGGCGTCTGGTCCTCCGCGTGAGCGCTCGCGTGCTGCTGATCTTCTTCTCCTTCCCCGCTGCTGCTTCTTCCCTTCACGATACTGCTGCTGCCTTTCTTGCGTTCATGTTGCTGCTCCTCTGAAATTTTACCTGCTGCTGCTGTTGCCCCatctctgctcctcctcctcttaaaactgttgctgctcttctttcccacGTTCCCGCTCTGCACTCTGCTTCTCACCTCCGTTGCTGCTGTCTCTCTTCTAAACCTCTGCTACTGTTTAGCTCTGAACCATCTCTGTTGTTTTTCTTCTTTACAAAACCAAACCTACTGTTGTTCTGTGTGTGTGTGAGCCTGTGTGCATGTGTATTCAGTGAACTTTTAGTGTTGAGACTTATTCAATTGTAAACTGCTTTGCGCTATTTCAATATATGTGATTCATCTGTCAAGTAGCCGTCTGTTACATTCAGTTTACTTGTTCTGAATCTTATTCTAAAATTTCTCTCTATTGTAGTCAGCTGATTTGTCATTTAATTTTCAGTCTCTGTGTAGCTATGTACCTGTGATATAAGTGTTTGTAATGTGACCCATATCCATTCTGCTATATGTGTTCACGTCTTGTTGTTCTCTTTGTGTTACTGTTTTAGTTTCTCATGCAAATAAAAATAATACCAAAAATACAGTGATGATAATCTGAACCTCCCTATGctattttgcattttcttttgTGACAATCATTGATAGTTTAGGTTTATTTTCTGTTTCCATCTCCCAATATAGTGTCACCTAGCTTTAGCCGAGCGTAGCCGCTGatcgcctagtccctgtggagaacacgacactcgcagtttgggcgtAAAAACCCCACTGTACCTACAAATgatcattttggcgccgttgccggggattagCGTCAAGCGTTTGTGTGAGGCTTTAGACTAGGTTTAGCTTGTTTCCTTTTTGTGCTTTAtatatttgtgatatatctctaGCCACTAACCCCTGTTCTAGTTAGTATCTTTTTgtcttcttttcctttttgcagGTTGGATTATCCTCTCGGTTATGGCTTACTATTCAGATCATCAGGCTTATGCGAGCAACACTACAAACAGCATGGAAAGTGTTCAAGAACTGATAGGTAAGATTTCCCATCGATTAGATGATTTAGCTCGGCAGCGAGAACGAGTTTTTGAGGATAGGCCTAGTTCTTACGATCCTTATTCCAGAGGCCATCCTTATGTTGC is a genomic window containing:
- the LOC123092654 gene encoding protein FAR1-RELATED SEQUENCE 5-like; this encodes MAYFDEKAKEDPDFFYRIRLDDEDRVRNMYWVDGAARRAYKYFRDCISFDATYLTNMYKMPCAPFIGINNHNQSLQFGCGLVRNKDTDAYVWLFKTFLECMDGLAPMNIIIDQDFSMRAGIEEVFPLVVHRHCRWHIIKKAEETLGPFFADHPELHKAFELCVDHNLMVEEFERRWMAMIETYQTTQHSEGFNAVLKWYVSPGNSLLQFAKQYTALQQKILGSELQQEATTALKQPKLLTYLPMERQMSKIYTNKIFNKFQEEIKRASMFTAFQVDEHTFKVCSILGMSDSKPEDPDKGRNYFVKASIGEGEYYCQCCKFERDGIVCCHILKVMDMNGVTRMPRHFIRRRWTWDADDAFAPQTTNAVLAVHDERPEATMEAVRHVVLTKNYAELIDEACKSDETSRVAEKHRKALKRELDEIKKRKAEEALHRFPRTSSVPSSTGPSSENSEIGSGTASTQT